A genomic window from Punica granatum isolate Tunisia-2019 chromosome 2, ASM765513v2, whole genome shotgun sequence includes:
- the LOC116194837 gene encoding trehalose-phosphate phosphatase A-like: MDPISNHSSPVFTETAPFNKSRSLCLHSKVLPRSATAAYSPSLYLTIPRKKTILLDDVRSSGWLDAMKSSSPPARMNKDINSDLKNQDDLDDAYQTWMLKYPSALISFEQIMTCAKGKRIALFLDYDGTLSPIVDNPDLAFMSDTMRAAVRKVAKCFPTAIISGRSRDKVFEFVKLNELYYAGSHGMDIMGPRRCNFSSNRTGCVQSTHKQGKGVYLFQPTSEFLPMIDEVYRSLVELTKDIEGAKLEHNKFCASVHYRNVDEKNWNAVAQCVQVTLKNYPRLRLTHGRKVLEIRPKINWDKGKAVMFLLETLGK, translated from the exons ATGGACCCGATATCCAATCATTCCTCGCCTGTTTTCACTGAAACTGCTCCATTCAACAAGTCAAGATCGCTTTGCTTGCATTCCAAAGTGCTTCCGCGGTCTGCAACAGCTGCTTATTCTCCCAGCTTGTATCTGACAATTCCAAGGAAAAAGACTATCTTACTTGATGATGTCCGTTCATCGGGTTGGCTGGATGCAATGAAATCATCGTCTCCTCCAGCAAGGATGAATAAGGACATCAACAGTGACCTTAAGAATCAAGATGATCTGGATGATGCTTATCAAACTTGGATG CTCAAGTATCCATCAGCATTAATATCATTTGAACAAATTATGACTTGCGCAAAGGGCAAGAGGATAGCATTGTTTCTAGACTATGATGGGACTCTCTCCCCGATTGTAGACAATCCAGACCTTGCCTTCATGTCTGACACT ATGCGTGCTGCTGTGAGAAAGGTGGCCAAATGCTTCCCTACAGCGATAATTAGCGGTCGAAGCCGAGATAAG GTTTTCGAATTCGTGAAATTGAATGAACTCTACTATGCGGGTAGCCACGGGATGGACATCATGGGACCTCGCAGATGTAATTTTTCTAGTAACCGTACGGGCTGCGTACAGTCAACTCACAAGCAG GGCAAGGGAGTTTATTTATTCCAACCTACTAGTGAATTCTTACCCATGATTGATGAG GTTTATAGATCTCTTGTCGAGCTTACTAAAGACATTGAGGGAGCGAAATTGGAGCACAATAAGTTCTGTGCTTCGGTGCATTACCGCAATGTTGATGAGAAG AACTGGAATGCGGTGGCACAGTGTGTACAGGTTACGCTAAAAAACTACCCACGTCTACGTCTGACTCATGGGCGGAAG GTATTAGAGATCCGGCCTAAGATTAATTGGGACAAGGGGAAAGCCGTCATGTTTCTGCTTGAAACATTAGGGAAATAA